Proteins encoded in a region of the Phocoena phocoena chromosome X, mPhoPho1.1, whole genome shotgun sequence genome:
- the LOC136142501 gene encoding melanoma-associated antigen D4 isoform X2 gives MAEGSYHKESEGYNVEDMDEGSDEVGEEDMVEGNDYEEFGAFGGYGALTSFDIRILRAFGSLGPGFRILANEPWELENPMLARTLLEAFRMDPETLANEPAARAANVARAASSNQAARAAAAAARATYHQVVANHSVATDQGSGGDTQPMTSAAEAQAATLETSLASPHSSQMLVKSEMATSGAPARSTQPQTSSRAQEAAAEGPSTACAFSQAPRASEMDATRPKTAFLGQNDVFDFTQPAGVSGMAFPRPKRPAPAQEAATEGPSAASGGPQAASAGEGAATRPKTTKSGKALAKTRWVEPQNVVAAAAAKAKMATSIPEPEGAAATSQQSAEPWARMGGKRTKKSKHLDDEYESSEEEREPPAVPPTWRASQPALTTVRPQMAPRPPMALRSQVPSRHVLCLPPRNVTLLQERANKLVKYLMIKDYKKIPIKRSDMLKDVIREYDEHFPEIIERATYTLEKKFGIHLKEIDKEEHLYILVCTRDSSARLLGKTKDTPRLSLLLVILGVIFMNGNRASEAVLWEALRKMGLRPGVRHPFLGDLRKLITEDFVKQKYLEYKKIPNSSPPEYEFLWGLRARHETSKMRVLRFIAQYQNRDPREWRAHFLEAVDDAFKTMDVDMAEEHARAQMRAQMNIGEEALIGRWSWDDIQVELLTWDEDGDFGDAWSRIPFAFWARYHQYILNSNRANRRGTWRAGVSSGTNGAASTSMLDGPSTSSTIRTRNAARTSASFFSWIQ, from the exons ATGGCTGAGGGAAGCTACCACAAAGAATCTGAAGGGTACAACGTTGAAGACATGGACGAGGGTAGTGATGAAGTCGGGGAGGAAGACATGGTTGAAGGCAACGACTATGAAGAATTTGGTGCTTTTGGAGGCTACGGAGCCCTCACCAGCTTTGACATCCGTATCCTCAGAGCCTTTGGGAGCTTGGGTCCAGGCTTTCGCATCTTAGCG AATGAGCCCTGGGAACTTGAAAACCCTATGCTGGCCAGGACTCTGCTGGAGGCATTTCGGATGGATCCAGAAACACTTGCCAACGAGCCGGCTGCCCGTGCTGCCAACGTAGCCCGGGCCGCCTCCTCTAACCAAGCTGCTCgggccgctgctgctgctgcccgtGCCACCTACCATCAGGTGGTCGCTAACCACTCAGTGGCCACAGACCAGGGCTCAGGAGGCGATACCCAGCCCATGACATCCGCTGCCGAGGCTCAGGCAGCCACCCTTGAGACAAGCCTTGCTTCTCCGCACAGCTCCCAGATGCTAGTCAAGAGCGAGATGGCCACCTCCGGGGCTCCAGCAAGGTCCACGCAGCCCCAGACATCCTCCCGGGCCCAGGAGGCTGCTGCCGAGGGCCCTAGTACGGCCTGTGCTTTCTCCCAGGCCCCGCGTGCCAGTGAGATGGATGCCACCCGGCCCAAAACAGCCTTCCTGGGTCAGAACGATGTCTTTGATTTCACCCAGCCGGCAGGTGTCAGTGGCATGGCCTTCCCACGCCCCAAGAGACCCGCCCCGGCCCAAGAGGCTGCCACAGAGGGCCCCAGTGCTGCCTCCGGGGGGCCCCAGGCAGCCTCTGCCGGGGAGGGGGCAGCCACCCGGCCAAAGACGACCAAGTCTGGGAAGGCTCTCGCCAAGACTCGGTGGGTGGAGCCTCAGAATGTTGTGGCAGCAGCTGCTGCCAAGGCCAAGATGGCCACGAGCATCCCTGAGCCTGAGGGTGCAGCTGCCACCTCTCAGCAGAGTGcggagccctgggccaggatggGAGGCAAGAGGACAAAGAAG TCCAAGCACCTGGATGACGAATATGAGAGCAGCGAGGAGGAGAGAGAGCCTCCTGCGGTCCCACCGACCTGGAGGGCATCGCAGCCCGCACTGACGACTGTGCGGCCTCAGATGGCCCCTCGGCCCCCCATGGCCCTGAGGTCCCAGGTACCCTCAAGGCACGTACTGTGCTTGCCACCCCGCAATGTGACCCTTCTGCAAGAGAGG GCAAATAAGTTGGTGAAATATCTGATGATTAAAGACTACAAGAAGATCCCCATCAAGCGCTCAG ACATGCTGAAGGATGTCATCCGAGAATACGATGAACATTTCCCTGAGATCATTGAACGAGCAACGTACACTCTGGAAAAG AAGTTTGGGATCCACCTGAAGGAAATCGACAAGGAAGAACACCTCTACATTCTTGTCTGCACACGGGATTCGTCAGCCCGCCTCCTGGGAAA GACCAAGGACACTCCCAGGCTGAGTCTCCTCTTGGTGATTCTGGGCGTCATCTTCATGAACGGCAACCGTGCCAGCGAGG CTGTCCTCTGGGAGGCACTACGCAAGATGGGACTGCGCCCCGG GGTGAGGCACCCATTCCTGGGCGATCTGAGGAAACTCATTACAGAGGACTTTGTGAAGCAGAA GTACCTGGAATACAAGAAGATCCCCAATAGCAGCCCACCCGAGTATGAGTTCCTCTGGGGCCTGCGCGCCCGCCACGAGACCAGCAAGATGAGGGTGCTGAGATTCATCGCCCAG TATCAGAACCGAGACCCCCGGGAATGGAGGGCTCATTTCTTGGAGGCTGTGGATGATGCTTTCAAGACGATGGATGTGGATATGGCTGAGGAACATGCCAGGGCCCAGATGAGGGCCCAGATGAACATCGGGGAGGAAGCTCTGATTGGACGGTGGAGCTGGGACGACATACAGGTCGAGCTCCTGACCTGGGATGAGGACGGAGATTTTGGCGACGCCTGGTCCAGGATCCCCTTCGCTTTCTGGGCCAGATACCATCAGTACATTCTGAATAGCAACCGTGCCAACAGGAGAGGCACCTGGAGGGCTGGCGTCAGCAGTGGCACCAATGGTGCGGCCAGCACCAGCATGCTCGATGGCCCCAGCACCAGCTCCACCATCCGGACCAGAAACGCCGCCAGAACCAGTGCCAGCTTCTTCTCCTGGATTCAGTAA
- the LOC136142501 gene encoding melanoma-associated antigen D4 isoform X1: MAEGSYHKESEGYNVEDMDEGSDEVGEEDMVEGNDYEEFGAFGGYGALTSFDIRILRAFGSLGPGFRILANEPWELENPMLARTLLEAFRMDPETLANEPAARAANVARAASSNQAARAAAAAARATYHQVVANHSVATDQGSGGDTQPMTSAAEAQAATLETSLASPHSSQMLVKSEMATSGAPARSTQPQTSSRAQEAAAEGPSTACAFSQAPRASEMDATRPKTAFLGQNDVFDFTQPAGVSGMAFPRPKRPAPAQEAATEGPSAASGGPQAASAGEGAATRPKTTKSGKALAKTRWVEPQNVVAAAAAKAKMATSIPEPEGAAATSQQSAEPWARMGGKRTKKSKHLDDEYESSEEEREPPAVPPTWRASQPALTTVRPQMAPRPPMALRSQVPSRHVLCLPPRNVTLLQERANKLVKYLMIKDYKKIPIKRSDMLKDVIREYDEHFPEIIERATYTLEKKFGIHLKEIDKEEHLYILVCTRDSSARLLGKTKDTPRLSLLLVILGVIFMNGNRASEAVLWEALRKMGLRPGVRHPFLGDLRKLITEDFVKQKSAWLEAEVYFPLSRRYLEYKKIPNSSPPEYEFLWGLRARHETSKMRVLRFIAQYQNRDPREWRAHFLEAVDDAFKTMDVDMAEEHARAQMRAQMNIGEEALIGRWSWDDIQVELLTWDEDGDFGDAWSRIPFAFWARYHQYILNSNRANRRGTWRAGVSSGTNGAASTSMLDGPSTSSTIRTRNAARTSASFFSWIQ, translated from the exons ATGGCTGAGGGAAGCTACCACAAAGAATCTGAAGGGTACAACGTTGAAGACATGGACGAGGGTAGTGATGAAGTCGGGGAGGAAGACATGGTTGAAGGCAACGACTATGAAGAATTTGGTGCTTTTGGAGGCTACGGAGCCCTCACCAGCTTTGACATCCGTATCCTCAGAGCCTTTGGGAGCTTGGGTCCAGGCTTTCGCATCTTAGCG AATGAGCCCTGGGAACTTGAAAACCCTATGCTGGCCAGGACTCTGCTGGAGGCATTTCGGATGGATCCAGAAACACTTGCCAACGAGCCGGCTGCCCGTGCTGCCAACGTAGCCCGGGCCGCCTCCTCTAACCAAGCTGCTCgggccgctgctgctgctgcccgtGCCACCTACCATCAGGTGGTCGCTAACCACTCAGTGGCCACAGACCAGGGCTCAGGAGGCGATACCCAGCCCATGACATCCGCTGCCGAGGCTCAGGCAGCCACCCTTGAGACAAGCCTTGCTTCTCCGCACAGCTCCCAGATGCTAGTCAAGAGCGAGATGGCCACCTCCGGGGCTCCAGCAAGGTCCACGCAGCCCCAGACATCCTCCCGGGCCCAGGAGGCTGCTGCCGAGGGCCCTAGTACGGCCTGTGCTTTCTCCCAGGCCCCGCGTGCCAGTGAGATGGATGCCACCCGGCCCAAAACAGCCTTCCTGGGTCAGAACGATGTCTTTGATTTCACCCAGCCGGCAGGTGTCAGTGGCATGGCCTTCCCACGCCCCAAGAGACCCGCCCCGGCCCAAGAGGCTGCCACAGAGGGCCCCAGTGCTGCCTCCGGGGGGCCCCAGGCAGCCTCTGCCGGGGAGGGGGCAGCCACCCGGCCAAAGACGACCAAGTCTGGGAAGGCTCTCGCCAAGACTCGGTGGGTGGAGCCTCAGAATGTTGTGGCAGCAGCTGCTGCCAAGGCCAAGATGGCCACGAGCATCCCTGAGCCTGAGGGTGCAGCTGCCACCTCTCAGCAGAGTGcggagccctgggccaggatggGAGGCAAGAGGACAAAGAAG TCCAAGCACCTGGATGACGAATATGAGAGCAGCGAGGAGGAGAGAGAGCCTCCTGCGGTCCCACCGACCTGGAGGGCATCGCAGCCCGCACTGACGACTGTGCGGCCTCAGATGGCCCCTCGGCCCCCCATGGCCCTGAGGTCCCAGGTACCCTCAAGGCACGTACTGTGCTTGCCACCCCGCAATGTGACCCTTCTGCAAGAGAGG GCAAATAAGTTGGTGAAATATCTGATGATTAAAGACTACAAGAAGATCCCCATCAAGCGCTCAG ACATGCTGAAGGATGTCATCCGAGAATACGATGAACATTTCCCTGAGATCATTGAACGAGCAACGTACACTCTGGAAAAG AAGTTTGGGATCCACCTGAAGGAAATCGACAAGGAAGAACACCTCTACATTCTTGTCTGCACACGGGATTCGTCAGCCCGCCTCCTGGGAAA GACCAAGGACACTCCCAGGCTGAGTCTCCTCTTGGTGATTCTGGGCGTCATCTTCATGAACGGCAACCGTGCCAGCGAGG CTGTCCTCTGGGAGGCACTACGCAAGATGGGACTGCGCCCCGG GGTGAGGCACCCATTCCTGGGCGATCTGAGGAAACTCATTACAGAGGACTTTGTGAAGCAGAA GTCTGCCTGGCTGGAAGcagaagtttattttcctctctcacGCAGGTACCTGGAATACAAGAAGATCCCCAATAGCAGCCCACCCGAGTATGAGTTCCTCTGGGGCCTGCGCGCCCGCCACGAGACCAGCAAGATGAGGGTGCTGAGATTCATCGCCCAG TATCAGAACCGAGACCCCCGGGAATGGAGGGCTCATTTCTTGGAGGCTGTGGATGATGCTTTCAAGACGATGGATGTGGATATGGCTGAGGAACATGCCAGGGCCCAGATGAGGGCCCAGATGAACATCGGGGAGGAAGCTCTGATTGGACGGTGGAGCTGGGACGACATACAGGTCGAGCTCCTGACCTGGGATGAGGACGGAGATTTTGGCGACGCCTGGTCCAGGATCCCCTTCGCTTTCTGGGCCAGATACCATCAGTACATTCTGAATAGCAACCGTGCCAACAGGAGAGGCACCTGGAGGGCTGGCGTCAGCAGTGGCACCAATGGTGCGGCCAGCACCAGCATGCTCGATGGCCCCAGCACCAGCTCCACCATCCGGACCAGAAACGCCGCCAGAACCAGTGCCAGCTTCTTCTCCTGGATTCAGTAA